A stretch of Pseudoclavibacter chungangensis DNA encodes these proteins:
- the dapC gene encoding succinyldiaminopimelate transaminase: MSLGPLPEYPWDAVAPYRERAASHPGGLVDLSIGSPVDPVPEIARRALAEAADAHAYPTTQGSPASRRAVAEWFARRRGVPGLDVDDALLTVGSKEFVATTAFFLGLGAGDTIVQPPAAYPTYAMGAAFAGAAIASVDDPDEWPETTRLVWLNSPGNPDGRVLDRAALRRAVERARELGAIVVSDECYAELGWGRWADEPVPSLLDPDVTGGDLTGLIACSSLSKRSNLAGYRAAYAAGDRALVRRLVTARKHAGLIVPALVQHVVAVVLADDEHADAQRDRYAARRARLLPAAERFGLRIEGSDAGLYLWGTRDEDAWATLGALADRGVLAGPGPFYGEAGARFVRLSITASDERIAEAARRLAED; encoded by the coding sequence GTGAGCCTCGGACCGCTCCCGGAGTACCCCTGGGACGCCGTCGCGCCCTACCGCGAACGCGCCGCATCCCACCCCGGCGGACTGGTCGACCTGTCGATCGGCTCGCCGGTCGACCCCGTGCCCGAGATCGCCCGCCGCGCGCTCGCCGAGGCCGCGGACGCACACGCCTACCCGACGACCCAGGGGAGTCCGGCGTCGCGGCGCGCGGTCGCCGAGTGGTTCGCGCGACGCCGGGGCGTGCCGGGGCTCGACGTCGACGACGCCCTGCTCACCGTCGGCTCCAAGGAATTCGTCGCGACGACCGCGTTCTTCCTCGGCCTGGGGGCCGGGGACACGATCGTGCAACCGCCCGCCGCCTACCCGACCTACGCGATGGGGGCGGCGTTCGCCGGTGCGGCGATCGCCTCGGTCGACGATCCCGACGAGTGGCCCGAGACGACGCGCCTCGTGTGGTTGAACTCGCCCGGGAACCCCGACGGACGCGTGCTCGACCGGGCCGCCCTGCGTCGGGCGGTCGAGCGCGCCCGCGAACTCGGCGCGATCGTCGTGTCGGACGAGTGCTACGCCGAACTCGGCTGGGGGCGCTGGGCCGACGAGCCCGTCCCCTCGCTCCTCGATCCCGACGTCACCGGCGGTGACCTGACGGGCCTCATCGCGTGCTCGTCGCTCTCGAAGCGCTCCAATCTCGCCGGCTACCGGGCCGCCTACGCCGCGGGGGACCGAGCGCTCGTGCGGCGGCTCGTCACGGCACGCAAGCACGCGGGCCTCATCGTGCCGGCGCTCGTGCAGCACGTCGTCGCCGTCGTGCTCGCCGACGACGAGCACGCGGACGCGCAACGCGATCGCTACGCCGCGCGTCGCGCGCGCCTGTTGCCCGCGGCAGAACGTTTCGGCCTGCGCATCGAGGGCTCGGATGCCGGCCTCTACCTGTGGGGAACGCGCGACGAGGACGCCTGGGCGACCCTCGGCGCGCTGGCCGACCGCGGCGTGCTCGCGGGCCCGGGCCCGTTCTACGGCGAGGCCGGCGCGCGGTTCGTGCGCCTCTCGATCACCGCGAGTGACGAACGCATCGCCGAGGCCGCGCGACGACTCGCTGAGGACTGA
- a CDS encoding citrate synthase, with protein sequence MSDQQHQEPTQPETATLEYPGGTASFPILRGTAEPHAIDGSTFMKQTGFSLLDNGFVNTASTKSSITYIDGNEGILRYRGYPIAELAERSTFLEVAYLLIYGELPTTEQYEDFTNRIRRHTLLHEDLKRFFDALPSHAHPMSVLSSAVNALSTYYESSLDVHNPDMVEENTIRLLAKIPVIAAYAHKKSIGQAFLYPDNSLGFVDNFLKLNFGNLAEPYVVDPVLSKALERLLILHADHEQNASTSTVRLVGSTEANIYASISAGISALYGPLHGGANEAVLKMLGEIRDSGEGVDRFVERVKNKEDGVRLMGFGHRVYKSYDPRAKLVKESADEVLAALGVSDPLLDIAMELEQHALSDDYFKERRLYPNVDFYTGIIYKAMGFPTRMFTVLFAIGRLPGWLAHWREANDDPKTRIGRPQQLYTGPAERHLPEGHVTHD encoded by the coding sequence GTGAGCGACCAGCAACACCAGGAGCCGACGCAGCCCGAGACGGCGACGCTCGAGTACCCCGGCGGCACCGCGAGCTTCCCGATCCTGCGCGGGACCGCGGAACCGCACGCGATCGACGGGTCGACGTTCATGAAGCAGACCGGCTTCTCGTTGCTCGACAACGGATTCGTCAACACGGCCTCCACGAAGTCGTCGATCACCTACATCGACGGCAATGAGGGGATCCTCCGCTATCGCGGCTATCCGATCGCCGAACTCGCGGAGCGTTCGACGTTCCTCGAGGTCGCGTACCTGCTCATCTACGGCGAGCTGCCGACGACCGAGCAGTACGAGGACTTCACGAACCGTATCCGGCGCCACACGCTCCTGCACGAGGACCTCAAGCGCTTCTTCGACGCGCTGCCGTCGCACGCGCACCCGATGTCGGTGCTCTCGAGCGCCGTGAACGCGCTCTCGACCTACTACGAGAGCTCCCTCGACGTGCACAACCCCGACATGGTCGAGGAGAACACGATCCGCCTGCTCGCGAAGATCCCCGTGATCGCCGCGTACGCGCACAAGAAGAGCATCGGCCAGGCGTTCCTGTACCCCGACAACTCGCTCGGCTTCGTCGACAACTTCCTCAAGCTGAACTTCGGTAACCTCGCCGAGCCGTACGTCGTCGACCCGGTGCTCTCGAAGGCGCTCGAGCGCCTGCTCATCCTGCACGCCGACCACGAGCAGAACGCGTCGACCTCGACCGTGCGTCTCGTCGGGTCGACCGAGGCGAACATCTACGCGTCGATCTCCGCGGGTATCTCGGCGCTCTACGGGCCGCTGCACGGTGGCGCGAACGAGGCCGTCCTGAAGATGCTCGGTGAGATCCGGGACTCCGGTGAAGGGGTCGACCGCTTCGTCGAGCGCGTCAAGAACAAGGAGGACGGTGTCCGGCTCATGGGCTTCGGACACCGCGTCTACAAGAGCTACGACCCGCGTGCGAAGCTCGTCAAGGAGTCGGCTGACGAGGTCCTCGCGGCGCTCGGCGTCTCGGATCCGCTGCTCGACATCGCGATGGAGCTCGAGCAGCACGCGCTCAGCGACGACTACTTCAAGGAGCGTCGCCTCTACCCGAACGTCGACTTCTACACGGGCATCATCTACAAGGCGATGGGCTTCCCGACGCGCATGTTCACGGTGCTGTTCGCGATCGGCCGCCTGCCCGGCTGGCTCGCGCACTGGCGCGAGGCGAACGACGACCCGAAGACGCGCATCGGTCGGCCGCAGCAGCTCTACACGGGCCCCGCGGAGCGGCACCTGCCCGAGGGGCACGTGACGCACGACTGA
- a CDS encoding NAD(P)H-dependent oxidoreductase, giving the protein MSAALVIDGHPNPASLTASMARAYAEGHGDARVLALRDLEFDPILRYGYRARTPLEPDLIDAKVALHAATRIVVATPMWWASTPALLKGFFDRVLLPGHEYRYRQSGLPEGLLRGRRGRVLLLADTPWYGAIVPGTPAAAVLKRNILGFCGIRPVAVNRFLGVKGTDDERRRRWLERARSLGARDARVDAGTATPVPSWRPVAHVA; this is encoded by the coding sequence ATGAGCGCCGCTCTCGTCATCGACGGCCACCCGAATCCCGCCTCACTCACCGCCTCGATGGCCCGCGCATACGCCGAGGGCCACGGGGACGCTCGCGTCCTCGCACTGCGCGATCTCGAGTTCGACCCGATCCTGCGATACGGCTATCGCGCCCGGACGCCGCTCGAACCGGACCTCATCGACGCGAAGGTCGCGCTCCACGCCGCCACGCGGATCGTCGTCGCCACCCCCATGTGGTGGGCATCGACCCCGGCACTCCTGAAGGGGTTCTTCGATCGGGTCCTGCTCCCGGGACACGAGTACCGCTACCGGCAGAGCGGACTCCCCGAGGGGCTCCTCCGGGGCCGTCGCGGGCGCGTCCTGCTGCTCGCCGACACGCCCTGGTACGGCGCGATCGTTCCCGGAACGCCCGCCGCGGCCGTCCTGAAGCGCAACATCCTGGGGTTCTGCGGCATCCGCCCCGTTGCGGTCAACCGCTTCCTCGGCGTCAAGGGCACCGACGACGAGCGCCGGCGCCGGTGGCTCGAGCGCGCACGATCGCTCGGCGCGCGCGATGCCCGGGTAGATGCCGGGACGGCGACACCCGTCCCCTCCTGGCGCCCCGTCGCGCACGTCGCCTGA
- a CDS encoding TetR/AcrR family transcriptional regulator, translated as MSTARGAYHHGDLAVALERAAMELLAQRPAAEISLREVARAADASHNAPYHHFADRRGLLKVLAERSMAALLDDVRAAAAEASSPVDVVRRGGTAYIVFAVERSNAFAVIYDPTVCVPGAPTETMGPLIASLETLLGEASGRIGVDPTAVWGLVHGLGTLAAAGHFGLEDAVTAFESALARLTSPGSAT; from the coding sequence ATGTCAACCGCCCGGGGTGCCTACCATCACGGTGATCTCGCCGTGGCGCTCGAGCGTGCTGCGATGGAGTTGCTCGCGCAGCGGCCCGCCGCGGAGATCAGCCTCCGCGAGGTCGCACGGGCGGCCGACGCCAGCCACAACGCGCCCTACCACCACTTCGCCGACCGGCGCGGCCTGCTGAAGGTGTTGGCCGAGCGGAGCATGGCGGCACTGCTGGACGATGTGCGCGCGGCCGCCGCCGAGGCGTCGTCACCCGTCGACGTGGTGCGGCGGGGCGGGACGGCCTACATCGTCTTCGCGGTCGAACGCTCGAACGCGTTCGCCGTGATCTACGACCCCACGGTGTGCGTGCCCGGCGCACCGACCGAGACGATGGGGCCGCTCATCGCGTCACTCGAGACGCTGCTCGGCGAGGCGTCGGGCCGGATCGGCGTCGATCCGACCGCGGTGTGGGGCCTCGTGCACGGGCTCGGAACACTCGCGGCGGCGGGCCACTTCGGTCTCGAGGACGCCGTCACCGCGTTCGAGTCCGCGCTCGCGCGCCTGACGTCGCCCGGCTCCGCGACGTAG